ATTTTTCCGGTTGCTTCCCCTCTCCTGCTGCCCCAGTATGTGGGTTGTCCTTTGTCGCTCCTCCAAAAACAGGCAGCACCCTTCCTCCTGGTGGAGAAGACCCAACGTGCAGCAGCGAGCCCCCCACCAGGAGCAGCAGACTGGCCCCCCAGCCGAGGTACAACGCCGGTCCCAGCTCTCTCTTTAGGGGAGCTGCAACGTTTGGGTCATAGAAGTCCCTGATGATGGCGTAGGCCGTCCAACAGATGGGTATCAAGAAGGCAAGGCCAGCCACAAGGAAGAGCACCCCTGCTAACCTGGCCAGCCGAGCCTTGGAGGCCTGGTTAGCATCGCCCATGCAGTGAGTGCACTTGGCCCCTGCGACCCCAAGCATGAAGGCCAGAaggcagaggagcagggagaggacGGTGAGGCCCCGGGCAGCCTGGCCGGATGAGGGCAGGGCCAGGGTGGAGTCATAGGTCTTACACTGGATTTGGCCCGTGGTCTGAGACAGGCAGTTCATCCACAGTCCCTCCCACACCACCTGGGCGATCACCAGCTCTCCGCCCACGAAGGCAGACACACGCCACAGT
The sequence above is a segment of the Limanda limanda chromosome 2, fLimLim1.1, whole genome shotgun sequence genome. Coding sequences within it:
- the LOC133024481 gene encoding claudin-9-like, with protein sequence MASTGLQLLGLVLTILGWVFGALVCAAPLWRVSAFVGGELVIAQVVWEGLWMNCLSQTTGQIQCKTYDSTLALPSSGQAARGLTVLSLLLCLLAFMLGVAGAKCTHCMGDANQASKARLARLAGVLFLVAGLAFLIPICWTAYAIIRDFYDPNVAAPLKRELGPALYLGWGASLLLLVGGSLLHVGSSPPGGRVLPVFGGATKDNPHTGAAGEGKQPEKSFV